One window of Paenibacillus albicereus genomic DNA carries:
- a CDS encoding Acb2/Tad1 domain-containing protein, with protein sequence MTNLEQSVMWANAGVARN encoded by the coding sequence ATGACGAACCTTGAGCAGTCCGTCATGTGGGCGAACGCCGGCGTCGCGCGTAATTGA
- a CDS encoding sigma-70 family RNA polymerase sigma factor — protein sequence MAIGQLYSKFEAYTIMNMGPATADNYRRSRKMTRALHAKSTDKAERRVLAEMVAECDYVIDWLETGRRPGSIRGVERAVRVQTWDPAILDSYSSPNSRWVVERDKSSRDLTEDERFRIEEAMRDLSERERQCYMLHVVDGMTFEEISRELHVGRSSVQTYIERAREKIEKTKLTSLFLLG from the coding sequence ATGGCAATCGGACAGCTGTACTCGAAGTTTGAGGCCTACACGATCATGAACATGGGGCCGGCGACCGCGGACAATTACCGGCGCTCCCGCAAGATGACCCGGGCCCTGCACGCCAAGTCCACCGACAAGGCGGAGCGGCGCGTCCTTGCCGAGATGGTGGCGGAGTGCGATTACGTCATCGACTGGTTGGAAACTGGCCGCAGGCCGGGAAGCATCCGGGGCGTGGAGCGCGCGGTGCGCGTCCAGACCTGGGACCCGGCCATCCTGGACAGCTACAGCTCGCCGAACAGCCGCTGGGTGGTGGAGAGGGATAAAAGCTCGCGCGACCTGACGGAGGACGAGCGCTTCCGGATCGAGGAGGCCATGCGTGACCTGTCGGAGCGGGAGCGGCAATGCTACATGCTGCACGTCGTCGACGGCATGACCTTCGAAGAGATCAGCCGAGAGCTTCATGTGGGGCGGAGCAGCGTCCAGACGTACATCGAGCGGGCGCGGGAGAAGATTGAAAAAACCAAGTTGACGAGCTTATTCCTTCTGGGATAA
- a CDS encoding portal protein → MATSSKRKRTAAWYMTRIEAAENYRDRTYRERWTRYYKMWRNMVDQLRDKQTLKPVTDRSNISIPMAFTMLETILPRLVETLFAARPYVRLRGVPVDVMDYRANKETKPWEDAAKKMEVLLDYQMNVPMDIQDEFISGLKTCCLYGTTVAYTGWRYTERTRIRRERQPVMSEELDPLTGEPLPLLDDDGETPIQDWQPIEETTVDYDDPEVKFMDLGLFFVDPNAEDIDDARFCGHVAYLSKEELQRMADDDDEMKLDWRKVPKLSAKNKARDYRMNAIGLPNVDDANLEQDSDDNLFEVHFYWEDDRQVIIINRTYLAKDAGNPFWHKRKPYDKDVYCDDPGNFYGVGVMEIIYDLLQELNTERNQRIDYRSYSMRRMWKVRRGAVLDRKQLKWRQGGVIEVDKMEDLAVLDAVDSGVTTSFNQEATIRKDAQDATGAQDVVMGSSGAKETATTTMSKDNNASVRFKMIISSLEKKLLVAISRKMIQLNQQYIHDIRLLPLFDKADAEWPEISPEEIQGEFFLTPAGSSVEPIANKEAYKQRMVELYNIASKDPFYQQFPLKRRALLEKILEAYDIQDTDELLPTDAELSGQIQQEAVMQFIQTLPPDIGQALMTFVQGQGGGQPAPQGVPSDGGMPAAGGGANTALMQEQGLQMQGAGV, encoded by the coding sequence TTGGCGACGAGCAGCAAGCGTAAGCGCACGGCGGCCTGGTACATGACGCGCATCGAGGCCGCCGAGAACTATCGCGACCGGACGTACCGGGAGCGCTGGACGCGCTACTACAAGATGTGGCGCAACATGGTCGACCAGCTGCGGGACAAACAGACTTTGAAGCCTGTCACCGATCGGAGCAACATCAGCATTCCCATGGCCTTCACCATGCTGGAGACGATCCTGCCGCGCCTGGTCGAGACGCTCTTCGCGGCGCGGCCGTATGTCCGGCTGCGGGGCGTTCCGGTCGACGTGATGGACTACCGGGCCAACAAGGAGACCAAGCCTTGGGAGGACGCGGCCAAGAAGATGGAGGTGCTGCTCGACTACCAGATGAACGTCCCGATGGACATCCAGGACGAATTCATCTCCGGACTGAAGACGTGCTGCCTATACGGAACGACGGTCGCGTACACGGGCTGGCGCTACACGGAGCGCACGCGCATCCGCCGGGAGCGGCAGCCGGTCATGAGCGAGGAGCTGGACCCGTTGACAGGCGAACCTCTACCGCTGCTGGATGACGACGGCGAGACGCCGATCCAAGACTGGCAGCCGATCGAAGAGACGACCGTCGACTACGACGATCCCGAGGTCAAGTTCATGGACCTGGGGCTCTTTTTCGTGGACCCGAACGCTGAGGACATCGACGACGCGCGGTTCTGCGGCCATGTGGCTTACCTCTCCAAGGAGGAGCTGCAGCGAATGGCCGACGATGACGACGAGATGAAGCTGGACTGGAGAAAGGTCCCGAAGCTCTCGGCCAAGAACAAAGCGCGCGATTACCGCATGAATGCGATCGGGCTGCCGAACGTGGACGACGCCAATCTGGAGCAGGACAGCGACGACAACCTGTTCGAGGTGCATTTCTACTGGGAGGACGACCGGCAGGTCATCATCATTAATCGGACGTACCTCGCCAAGGACGCGGGCAACCCGTTCTGGCACAAGCGCAAGCCCTACGACAAAGACGTGTACTGCGACGATCCAGGCAATTTCTACGGCGTCGGCGTGATGGAAATCATCTACGACTTGCTGCAGGAGCTGAACACGGAGCGTAACCAGCGCATCGACTACCGTTCGTACAGCATGCGGCGCATGTGGAAGGTCCGGCGCGGCGCGGTACTGGACCGCAAGCAGCTGAAATGGCGGCAGGGCGGCGTTATCGAGGTCGATAAGATGGAGGACCTCGCCGTGCTCGATGCGGTGGACAGCGGAGTGACGACCTCCTTCAACCAGGAAGCGACGATTCGCAAGGACGCGCAGGACGCCACAGGAGCGCAGGACGTGGTCATGGGTTCCAGCGGGGCCAAAGAGACGGCAACGACGACCATGAGCAAGGACAACAACGCGAGCGTGCGCTTCAAGATGATCATCAGCTCGCTCGAAAAGAAGCTGCTCGTCGCGATCAGCCGCAAGATGATTCAGCTGAACCAGCAGTACATCCACGACATCCGTCTGCTCCCGCTCTTCGACAAGGCCGATGCGGAATGGCCGGAGATCAGCCCGGAGGAGATCCAAGGCGAGTTCTTCCTGACACCGGCCGGCAGCAGCGTCGAGCCGATCGCGAACAAGGAAGCCTATAAGCAGCGGATGGTCGAGCTGTACAACATCGCCAGCAAGGACCCGTTTTATCAGCAGTTCCCCCTGAAGCGGCGCGCGCTACTCGAGAAGATCCTGGAGGCCTACGACATCCAGGACACGGACGAGCTGCTGCCGACCGACGCCGAGCTGAGCGGGCAGATCCAGCAAGAGGCCGTCATGCAATTCATCCAGACGCTTCCGCCGGACATTGGCCAGGCGCTGATGACGTTCGTGCAAGGGCAGGGCGGCGGCCAGCCAGCGCCGCAAGGCGTCCCCTCTGACGGGGGCATGCCAGCGGCGGGCGGCGGCGCGAACACGGCGCTGATGCAGGAGCAAGGACTTCAGATGCAGGGGGCGGGCGTATGA
- a CDS encoding coiled-coil domain-containing protein has protein sequence MRFLRWTNKKGRTRRPEHTQTNHKAGEGDGKGPMGDSWGLRGAGGHDGPGGWSPQNAGAAGRDEIERRNVNMPHEDLHEKYEALEVEKMALNPENPDDRFRRTILENEQAGIAAQIKEADRLQRQAEEVADVQLPEDYDARWGVEGANDEIRNLISQVKEYAFAQHNDELAAVLDEHAARERELQERIRVLTEDAVQYESKIEAAGEDLRKERAAKHAAIEGMRDAESKRDNAVTMLQEAQEEAKRQQAQAESFKRQIDELEGMLRTYKSRQGSGSKGGLVLTSTLKPESDADREERLKREKLEQLNRQLERHGAAPIPLPPVAGTVTFPGAAADAPASAPEAEEVKPVDDRFSEDALPDNAVEGKSADRAVALSAEEIADRFAALEGRIERLEAGAAALRTA, from the coding sequence ATGCGCTTCCTTCGCTGGACAAATAAAAAAGGCCGCACAAGGCGGCCAGAACATACACAAACCAATCATAAGGCAGGAGAGGGCGATGGTAAAGGGCCGATGGGAGATTCATGGGGGCTACGGGGTGCTGGTGGACACGACGGGCCGGGAGGTTGGTCTCCTCAAAATGCTGGAGCTGCCGGGAGAGACGAAATTGAGAGGAGAAATGTCAACATGCCACATGAAGACCTGCATGAAAAGTACGAAGCCCTCGAGGTAGAAAAGATGGCTTTGAACCCGGAGAACCCGGACGACCGGTTCCGCCGGACGATCCTGGAGAACGAGCAGGCCGGCATCGCCGCACAGATCAAGGAGGCCGATCGCCTGCAGCGCCAGGCGGAGGAGGTTGCGGACGTCCAGCTGCCGGAGGATTACGACGCTCGCTGGGGCGTCGAGGGAGCGAACGACGAGATCCGGAACCTGATCAGCCAGGTCAAGGAGTACGCGTTCGCACAGCACAACGACGAGCTGGCGGCCGTGCTGGACGAGCATGCTGCCCGTGAGCGGGAACTGCAGGAGCGCATCCGGGTGCTGACGGAGGACGCGGTGCAGTACGAGTCCAAGATCGAAGCGGCGGGCGAAGACCTGCGCAAGGAGCGCGCGGCGAAGCACGCGGCCATCGAGGGCATGCGGGACGCGGAGAGCAAGCGCGACAACGCTGTGACCATGCTGCAGGAGGCGCAGGAAGAGGCCAAGCGGCAACAAGCCCAGGCCGAGAGCTTCAAGCGCCAAATTGACGAGCTGGAAGGTATGCTGCGGACCTACAAGAGCCGTCAGGGCTCCGGCAGCAAGGGCGGCCTGGTTCTGACCTCTACGCTCAAACCTGAGAGCGACGCCGATCGGGAGGAGCGCCTGAAGCGCGAGAAGCTGGAGCAGCTGAACCGACAGCTCGAGCGTCATGGAGCAGCGCCGATCCCGCTGCCGCCTGTGGCCGGGACCGTCACCTTTCCCGGAGCTGCTGCTGATGCACCAGCGAGCGCTCCGGAAGCGGAAGAGGTGAAGCCGGTCGACGATCGATTTTCTGAGGACGCGCTTCCGGACAACGCCGTGGAAGGAAAGTCCGCTGATCGAGCGGTGGCGCTCTCGGCAGAAGAAATTGCTGACCGATTCGCAGCGCTGGAAGGACGAATTGAACGCCTCGAAGCAGGAGCAGCAGCGCTTCGGACGGCTTGA
- a CDS encoding YqaJ viral recombinase family nuclease — protein sequence MAMTVAAVTKGMERAEWLKLRQRGIGGSDAAAVAGMNPWKSPVGVYLEKTGQIVPPEAGEAAYWGNQLEDVVAREFATRSGFKIQRSNKLYRHKEHPFMLGNVDRLITDGSKRRGILEVKTTNAWAGADWDDGKIPDHYAIQLQHYMAVLGLDYGFFAVLIGGNRFEERYVERDETLIKTLIGIEREFWTENVLKGVPPIVDGSGASTDLLNYLYPTSRPEHVVQLGVKDEPLIGELRAAKAAAEAAEERFEAVKNALKAEMKDAEAALLNGEKVASWKSSSRTALDTKAVKAELPEIYEKYARTSSSRRFLVH from the coding sequence ATGGCAATGACAGTAGCAGCCGTAACGAAAGGCATGGAGCGTGCCGAATGGCTCAAGCTCCGGCAGCGCGGCATCGGCGGCTCGGACGCCGCGGCGGTGGCCGGCATGAACCCGTGGAAATCCCCGGTCGGCGTCTACTTGGAGAAGACGGGGCAGATCGTCCCACCGGAAGCCGGCGAGGCAGCTTATTGGGGCAATCAGCTCGAGGACGTTGTCGCCCGCGAGTTCGCGACACGGTCCGGCTTCAAGATCCAGCGGAGCAATAAGCTCTACCGGCACAAAGAGCATCCGTTCATGCTGGGCAACGTGGACCGCCTGATCACCGACGGCAGCAAACGGCGCGGCATTCTTGAGGTCAAGACGACGAATGCATGGGCCGGCGCGGACTGGGATGACGGCAAGATTCCGGATCATTACGCGATTCAGCTCCAGCATTATATGGCCGTCCTTGGACTGGATTACGGATTCTTCGCCGTCCTGATCGGCGGCAACCGGTTCGAGGAGCGCTACGTCGAGCGCGACGAAACGCTGATCAAGACGCTGATCGGCATCGAGCGGGAGTTCTGGACGGAGAACGTGCTGAAAGGCGTGCCGCCGATCGTTGACGGCAGCGGAGCAAGCACGGATCTGCTGAACTACCTGTACCCGACCAGCCGCCCGGAGCATGTTGTTCAGCTCGGCGTGAAGGATGAACCTCTGATTGGGGAGCTGAGGGCGGCCAAGGCTGCCGCCGAAGCTGCGGAGGAACGCTTTGAAGCCGTCAAGAACGCGTTGAAGGCCGAGATGAAGGACGCTGAGGCGGCGCTGCTCAACGGCGAGAAGGTCGCCAGCTGGAAGAGCAGCAGCCGGACGGCGCTGGACACGAAGGCCGTCAAGGCCGAGCTGCCGGAGATCTACGAGAAGTACGCGCGCACGAGCTCGTCTCGGCGCTTCCTGGTCCACTAA
- a CDS encoding 3'-5' exonuclease, which translates to MLNDVTVFDFETSGLSPERDRVIEMAAVRIKNGQIVAEFSTLVRIDFPLAPKITELTGITPEMLTEATDETLAFKILRNLMGDSLLVAHNAAFDLQFLHHGMQRLAGKTFTNPFMDTLTICRDRKPYPHKLENMAVTYGIELDGAHRALNDVKATWELLVALHLEKPVDEWLNRLGYLSKYGPPTWAPNHAKLFGTSNRYAN; encoded by the coding sequence ATGCTAAACGACGTCACCGTGTTTGACTTTGAAACCTCCGGCCTCAGTCCGGAGCGGGATCGCGTCATCGAGATGGCGGCCGTCCGAATCAAGAACGGCCAGATCGTGGCCGAGTTCAGTACCCTCGTACGAATCGACTTCCCGCTCGCACCGAAGATCACGGAGCTGACCGGCATCACGCCGGAGATGCTGACCGAGGCGACCGACGAGACGCTCGCCTTCAAGATTCTCCGGAACCTGATGGGAGACAGCCTCCTGGTCGCGCACAACGCGGCCTTCGACCTCCAGTTCCTGCATCACGGCATGCAGCGGCTGGCCGGCAAGACTTTCACCAACCCCTTCATGGACACGCTCACTATCTGCCGCGACAGGAAGCCGTATCCGCACAAGCTCGAGAACATGGCCGTCACCTACGGCATCGAGCTCGACGGCGCTCACCGCGCGCTGAACGACGTCAAGGCGACCTGGGAGTTGCTCGTAGCGCTCCATCTGGAGAAGCCAGTCGATGAGTGGCTGAACCGCCTGGGCTACCTCAGCAAGTACGGCCCGCCCACCTGGGCGCCGAATCACGCCAAGCTCTTTGGCACATCCAACCGCTACGCGAATTAG
- a CDS encoding recombinase RecT — MSASRSTAELGSKLQSRTNNAPTPQKPQNEGLKGFLAAPAIKKRFEEVLDKRAPQFMSSMLNLYTADANLQKCEPMSVIASCMVAATLDLPVDKNLGYAWIVPYKGRATFQLGYKGYIQLALRTGQYKSINVTEVYEGELVVWNRLTEEFVIDFEAKTSDKVIGYAGYFELVNGFRKTVYWTKEEIEAHRKQYSKTDYGWKLDYDAMAMKTVIRNMLSKWGILSIEMQMGYSEDVDPRKTIEIQPDGSVIEMENPVWQLEPVDGAGEMDFEGAAAGG, encoded by the coding sequence ATGTCCGCAAGCAGAAGCACCGCGGAGCTTGGCAGCAAGCTCCAGTCGCGCACCAACAATGCGCCGACTCCACAGAAGCCGCAGAACGAGGGGCTGAAAGGCTTCCTCGCCGCGCCGGCCATCAAGAAGCGTTTCGAGGAAGTCCTCGACAAGCGGGCGCCACAGTTCATGAGCTCCATGCTCAACCTGTACACGGCAGACGCGAACCTGCAGAAATGCGAACCGATGAGCGTTATTGCATCCTGCATGGTGGCCGCGACGCTCGACCTTCCGGTCGACAAGAACCTCGGCTACGCCTGGATCGTGCCCTACAAAGGCCGCGCCACTTTCCAGCTCGGCTACAAGGGCTACATCCAGCTGGCGCTGAGAACGGGGCAGTACAAGTCCATCAACGTGACGGAGGTCTACGAGGGCGAGCTGGTCGTCTGGAATCGGCTGACGGAGGAATTCGTGATCGACTTCGAGGCCAAAACCTCGGACAAGGTCATCGGCTACGCCGGATACTTCGAGCTCGTCAACGGCTTCCGCAAGACGGTCTACTGGACCAAGGAAGAGATTGAGGCACACCGGAAGCAGTACTCGAAAACGGATTACGGCTGGAAACTCGACTACGACGCGATGGCCATGAAGACGGTCATCCGGAACATGCTCTCGAAGTGGGGCATCCTCTCGATCGAGATGCAGATGGGCTACAGCGAGGACGTGGACCCGCGCAAGACGATCGAGATCCAGCCGGACGGATCGGTCATCGAGATGGAGAACCCGGTTTGGCAGCTGGAGCCGGTCGATGGTGCCGGCGAGATGGACTTCGAGGGAGCCGCTGCAGGTGGTTGA
- a CDS encoding replicative DNA helicase: MPFERELEIQVLGAMVIEPACIGLVYEIVKPDYFYHTAYRRICKRIYELWEEDPGLVDLPALAPTVVDTGMTIDHFAGQLRNVGRITDTTVEYLSIRLRDIASLRAAIRTCQELSGKGGLREREDIREAIALTTAKLARIADMTIKTETMVDAKAAALNFHDTFERMLAGAKSGMSGIPTRIHALDKILSGLQDNNLIVIGARPSMGKTTLMNQLALNISLAEGGQPGEPGAIFSLESSHEELMRRMVSNVSRISLQSLKAGTILPEEWERYTMAIGILSNANFVIDDQAGTTVAEIKAKARKIKRERGLRYILIDYLGKIGGAPGAKRYDLVSENIRGLKDLAKELKVPVVVFSQLSRKVEERQNKRPLMSDLRESGEIEQEADVIGFLYRDDYYDKESTKKNIIELDIAKQRDGPLGTVEMAFLKDFNRLVNLDTGGSKHAEQMALV, encoded by the coding sequence GTGCCGTTTGAGCGTGAACTCGAAATTCAAGTCCTCGGCGCGATGGTCATCGAGCCGGCCTGCATCGGCCTCGTCTACGAAATCGTCAAGCCGGACTATTTTTACCACACGGCCTACCGCCGGATCTGCAAGCGGATCTATGAGCTGTGGGAAGAGGACCCGGGACTGGTAGACTTGCCGGCCCTGGCGCCGACAGTCGTCGACACAGGAATGACGATCGACCACTTCGCCGGCCAGCTGCGGAACGTTGGGCGCATCACGGACACGACGGTGGAATACCTCAGCATCCGGCTCCGCGACATCGCCTCCCTGCGAGCGGCCATCCGGACATGCCAGGAGCTCAGCGGGAAGGGTGGGCTCAGGGAGCGCGAGGACATCCGGGAGGCGATCGCCCTTACCACGGCCAAGCTCGCCCGCATCGCGGACATGACGATCAAGACCGAGACGATGGTCGACGCCAAGGCTGCGGCCTTGAATTTCCACGACACGTTCGAGCGGATGCTAGCCGGCGCGAAGAGCGGCATGAGCGGCATCCCGACCCGAATCCACGCGCTGGACAAGATCCTGAGCGGGCTGCAGGACAACAATCTGATCGTCATCGGGGCGCGGCCGAGCATGGGCAAGACGACGCTCATGAATCAGCTCGCGCTGAACATCTCGCTTGCCGAGGGCGGGCAGCCGGGGGAGCCGGGCGCGATCTTCTCGCTGGAGAGCTCGCACGAGGAGCTGATGCGCCGGATGGTCTCGAACGTCTCCAGGATCAGCCTGCAGTCGCTCAAGGCCGGCACGATCCTCCCGGAAGAGTGGGAGCGGTACACGATGGCCATCGGCATCTTGAGCAACGCGAACTTCGTCATCGACGATCAGGCCGGTACGACGGTGGCCGAGATCAAGGCGAAGGCCCGTAAGATCAAGCGTGAGCGCGGCCTGCGGTACATCCTCATCGACTACCTCGGCAAGATCGGCGGGGCGCCCGGCGCCAAGCGGTACGATCTCGTCAGCGAGAACATCCGCGGCTTGAAGGATTTGGCCAAAGAGCTGAAGGTGCCGGTCGTCGTCTTCAGCCAGCTCAGCCGGAAGGTCGAGGAGCGCCAGAACAAGCGGCCGCTGATGAGCGACCTTCGGGAGAGCGGCGAGATCGAGCAGGAGGCGGACGTGATCGGCTTCCTGTACCGGGATGACTACTACGACAAGGAGAGCACCAAGAAAAACATCATCGAGCTGGACATCGCGAAGCAGCGGGACGGCCCGCTCGGGACGGTCGAGATGGCCTTCCTGAAGGATTTCAACCGGCTCGTGAATTTGGACACAGGGGGAAGCAAGCATGCTGAACAAATGGCACTCGTATGA
- a CDS encoding phosphoadenosine phosphosulfate reductase domain-containing protein: MEQVYMPLLEAGHHVVSWQGVRAQESPARAKLTEREATPEGYEIYRPILLWTVEDVFAMHDKHGIKPNPLYKQGMGRVGCMPCINCGKQELYEIARRYPTEIERIAAWEGIVAQASKRGGSTFFPTANGHGEGIHDEVAWSRTAYGGKNYDLFKAMEFEDVPTCSSQYGLCE; this comes from the coding sequence ATGGAGCAGGTGTACATGCCTCTGCTGGAGGCCGGTCATCATGTCGTCAGCTGGCAAGGTGTACGCGCTCAAGAGAGTCCGGCCCGCGCCAAGCTGACGGAGCGCGAGGCCACTCCGGAGGGCTACGAAATTTATCGGCCGATCCTGCTCTGGACCGTCGAGGACGTGTTCGCGATGCACGACAAGCACGGCATCAAGCCAAATCCTCTCTATAAGCAAGGGATGGGCCGGGTTGGCTGTATGCCCTGCATCAACTGCGGCAAGCAGGAGCTGTACGAGATCGCCCGGCGCTACCCGACGGAGATCGAGCGAATCGCGGCCTGGGAAGGAATTGTTGCTCAGGCAAGTAAGCGCGGGGGATCAACTTTTTTCCCAACGGCAAACGGCCACGGCGAGGGCATTCACGACGAGGTTGCCTGGTCAAGGACCGCATACGGTGGCAAGAACTACGACCTTTTCAAGGCGATGGAGTTTGAGGACGTACCGACCTGCAGCAGCCAGTACGGACTTTGTGAATAG
- a CDS encoding replication protein: MASQVNPQPDDAHIRISHEVHRELIRRDFSKRQRNIIDFILTLSWGCGRPDAVIPQLSHFTLCGVTKNNIRDELEALMAAKVIGWEKSEGIFRFNKHFDQWQITPNKGHDAELMKDLIAINISRCSPEKVLKTRTQRFLKQEPNGSQNKNSDSVQFLKQEPESSQNKNCRVLKTGTPTLEKPSRIKGFRLSKAIIKAKIKKDLKAAALEDPPLRAEKPEPAREPFIQVLDMYCELHRKIDTQITMMDRQTIQQLLGQGIPSDLVCEVMERVHADRVAKGQTIGSLSYYRNPVLEEWQRQQAPPKLQVVSTQNRQQPAAQDRYYGGIMTVEETNDWIAEQDRRRAIVEEAKKNGTYVIPEIPGFSRRKPSAV; encoded by the coding sequence ATGGCATCGCAGGTCAACCCACAGCCGGACGACGCGCACATCCGCATATCTCACGAGGTGCACCGGGAGCTGATCCGGAGGGATTTCAGCAAGCGGCAGCGGAACATCATCGACTTCATCCTGACGCTCAGCTGGGGCTGCGGACGGCCTGACGCCGTGATCCCTCAGCTCTCGCACTTCACCCTCTGCGGGGTGACCAAGAACAATATCCGCGACGAACTGGAGGCTCTGATGGCCGCCAAGGTCATCGGCTGGGAGAAGTCGGAGGGCATCTTCCGTTTCAACAAGCACTTCGACCAGTGGCAGATCACCCCGAATAAAGGGCATGATGCAGAGCTGATGAAGGATCTGATCGCGATAAATATCAGCCGATGCAGCCCTGAAAAAGTTCTTAAAACGAGAACTCAACGGTTCTTAAAACAAGAACCGAACGGTTCTCAAAATAAGAACTCTGACAGTGTTCAGTTCTTAAAACAAGAACCGGAAAGTTCTCAAAACAAGAACTGTCGAGTTCTTAAAACAGGAACTCCGACCCTCGAAAAACCCAGTCGTATCAAGGGTTTTCGGCTCTCTAAAGCAATTATTAAAGCAAAGATAAAAAAAGATCTAAAAGCAGCTGCTTTAGAAGACCCTCCCCTTCGGGCTGAAAAACCGGAACCCGCCCGTGAGCCCTTTATCCAGGTTCTGGACATGTACTGCGAGCTGCACCGGAAGATCGACACGCAGATCACGATGATGGATCGGCAGACGATCCAGCAGCTGCTAGGACAGGGCATCCCTTCCGACCTGGTTTGCGAGGTGATGGAGCGGGTCCATGCGGACAGAGTGGCCAAGGGCCAGACGATCGGCTCCTTGAGCTACTACCGGAATCCGGTGCTGGAGGAATGGCAGCGGCAGCAGGCTCCGCCGAAGCTCCAGGTCGTTTCAACCCAGAACCGGCAGCAGCCGGCCGCGCAGGACCGGTACTACGGCGGCATCATGACCGTCGAGGAAACAAACGACTGGATCGCCGAGCAAGACCGCAGGCGCGCCATCGTCGAGGAGGCGAAGAAAAACGGAACCTATGTCATCCCAGAGATCCCAGGATTCAGCAGACGTAAACCAAGTGCCGTTTGA
- a CDS encoding SU10 major capsid protein produces MPPVTTGVRDTLNIGSSKVVVDMSDTIGLLQPNAEPFMSFLKIAKRNTETANSPKFEWLEDDLLPRWDAINLVAGYTASDTSMVVDNGAYFSPNDIIKVPRTGEVMLVKTVNSGTNTITVGRGYGLTAAAAIVNDDPLVIIGNANQEGSGTRELKSTQEVPRFNYTQIFKTPFGVTGTENATKMYGGKDLAYQQAKGGAQHKIDIARSYMFGEKKLDTSGAKPLRTTGGLLSFLTKNNYDAGGQLTATEFDNNISETVFKYGSKEKILLCSARLLTVLNSWAMNKLEVDQQAKEFGLDIKKYITPFGTYNLMNYQHILEGAVYGGYGVIIDPANVKHRPLAGRDTKLETNIQANDLDARVDQYITEAGLEVRNPETHAVLTGVTS; encoded by the coding sequence ATGCCACCAGTAACAACGGGGGTGCGCGATACCCTCAACATCGGATCGAGTAAAGTCGTCGTCGACATGTCCGACACGATCGGCCTGCTGCAGCCTAACGCGGAGCCGTTCATGTCCTTCCTCAAGATCGCCAAGCGCAACACGGAGACGGCCAACAGCCCGAAATTCGAGTGGCTGGAGGACGATCTGCTCCCACGCTGGGACGCGATTAACCTGGTCGCTGGATACACGGCTTCCGACACGTCGATGGTCGTCGACAACGGCGCGTATTTCTCGCCGAACGACATCATCAAGGTGCCGCGCACGGGCGAGGTGATGCTCGTCAAAACCGTAAACAGCGGCACGAACACCATCACGGTCGGCCGAGGCTACGGCCTGACGGCAGCTGCGGCGATCGTCAACGACGATCCGCTCGTCATCATCGGCAACGCCAATCAGGAGGGTTCCGGGACGCGCGAGCTCAAGTCGACGCAGGAGGTCCCGCGCTTCAACTACACGCAGATCTTCAAAACGCCGTTCGGCGTGACCGGCACGGAGAACGCGACGAAGATGTACGGCGGTAAGGACCTGGCCTACCAGCAAGCAAAAGGCGGCGCGCAGCACAAAATTGACATCGCGCGTTCCTACATGTTCGGCGAGAAGAAGCTGGACACGTCCGGAGCGAAACCTCTGCGCACGACGGGTGGCCTGCTCTCCTTCTTGACCAAAAACAACTACGACGCGGGCGGTCAGCTGACGGCAACCGAGTTCGACAACAACATCTCCGAGACCGTGTTTAAATACGGTTCGAAGGAGAAGATCCTGCTGTGCTCGGCCCGCCTGCTCACGGTCCTGAATAGCTGGGCCATGAACAAACTCGAAGTCGATCAGCAGGCCAAAGAATTCGGCCTGGACATCAAGAAGTACATCACGCCGTTCGGGACCTACAACCTGATGAACTACCAGCACATCCTGGAGGGCGCGGTCTACGGCGGCTACGGCGTCATCATCGACCCGGCCAACGTCAAGCACCGCCCGCTCGCCGGCCGCGACACGAAGCTGGAGACGAACATCCAGGCCAACGACCTCGATGCGCGCGTTGACCAGTATATTACGGAGGCCGGCCTTGAGGTCCGCAATCCGGAGACGCATGCCGTCCTGACCGGTGTGACCAGCTAG